The segment TTCCCGTCGTCGTAAATAGGTGACTGTCCCTATTTATCCCTCAATAAACGTACCTGTCCCGTTTTCCGCGTGCGTTTTCCGCGTGTGTCCCGTTTTCCGCGTGCCCGTTTTCCGCGTCGGGAAAGGTCGCTGAAGCGGCCTGTTTCCGGCTCGCGTCTGCTGCTGAGCCAGAGAACCACGACGAGGGCCGCCTGTTTGGTCACGAACCTCGGTCTTGCCGGAAGACGATTGGCATCTCGCACGCCCGCTGGTTTCGTGGTATCCTGCCGTGCCTGTTGGTTGTCGCGGTTTTGACTGTGTTTCCAGAAGGAGTGTAGACATGTTTCATCTGGCGTTGATGAGTCGGGAGGGTGCGTATGTGGGCGGCATGCTGATGTGCCTGGGGCTGACGTTGGCCGGGTGTTCGACGGGCGGCGAGTGGAAGGTGCTGGCCGACGGGAACAGCCTGGACGGTTGGAAGGGCTTCAACTCCGCCGATTGCGGAAAGTGGATGACCGCCGAGTCGGTGGCACTTGATCCGGCAGAGCAGGGCAAGAAGTTTGCGATCACGCCGGGCAAGGGCATTCTGGTCAACGGGGCGGACGGGCGGACCTGTGACCTGATCACCGCGGAGGACCACGGCGACTGCGAGTTGCACCTGGAGTTCACGGTGGCCAAGAACTCCAACTCGGGGGTCTACCTCCTTGGTCGCTACGAGATTCAGATCCTCGACAGCTTCGGCAAGACCGAGTGGACCTACAGCGACTGCGGCGGCATCTACCCGCGATGGATCAACAATGAAAACACCGACGGCCACAAGCCGATGGTCAACGCAGCCAAGCCGGCGGGCGAGTGGCAGAGTTTCGACGTGGTTTTCAGGACCGCGCGTTTTGACGCTAACGGCAAGAAGACGGCCAACGCCAGGTTTGTGCGGGTCTACCTCAACAAGGTCCTGATCCATAAGGACGTAGAGTGCAGCGGTCCGACGCGTGGGGCGATCGGGGGCGATCTGGGCCCGGATGTCGCGGCCGGTCCGCTGCGGTTGCAGGGCGATCACGGGCCGGTGGCCTACAGGAACATCAAGATGCGGCCGCTGCGGTAGGTGGGTTGGAGCAGGCAGCTAGTCGGGCCACCGGGGGCAAGGAGGGGCAAGATCGCCATAGCGGCCGAGGCCTGTCATTGTCCTGATGTTTGCCGTCCTCTGGTAACGACCGGCGGCTTGGCGGGCACATGGGTTGCGCAGCCCGTTGTTGGGCGGTCCGATAAACATCGCGCGTCGGGCAGATGTCAAAACTCTCCGGATTTGTTGAAGAAACCGCGAGTTCCGGGTTATTGCCCGTAGATCGGTTTGTCGCGGATCGGTAGAATCCATCGACAGCGAGGAGTTGTCCGGAGGAGAAGTCCCATGGAGAAGCAGATTACCCCGGCGGAGGGCAAGGCGCCCGCTCCGCGCATTTTCTACGACGCCCCTGCTGAATTGTCGATGGCCGACAAACGGCGGATCTTCAAGGGCATGGTCGTATCGGAACTGGAAGCGGGTTTTCTCCGCTATTCGCGCCGCGAGGCGCTGCTCAAGTACGCGGCCAAGCTGAAGATTCCCGAGTTTGAGGCCTGCCTGCTGATCGCCGAGGCGCAGTTTCACGCCGGCGACATAGAGCCGATCGAGTTTCAGAGTGCCGCGACATTGGAGGCCATCACGCAGCCCGAGTCGTGGTCCATTCCATTGCGCCTGGCCGTGGCCCTGGCCATCGCGACGGTGATCGACCTGATCCTGGTTCACCTGCTGTTCGGATGAGAACGCGGGCTTGCGGCCGTCCGAATCCTGAGAAGATGTCTTGGGAGCCGGCAGTCTGATGCCGGGGCGGCGGAGAGTTATTCTTCGGTCTTCAGATCGAAGAGTGCCCGAAGCATTTCGGCGTACACGCGTCCGGTGCCGGCGGCCGAGTCGCCGGTGAGGCGGGTGATCGGACCGTGGAGCAGCTTCCCGGTCACGCGGTGGAGCATCTGTTCGATGAGTTCGCGGTCGTGGGCTGAGGCTTTTTCGAGCTTGGGGAGAATTCGTTCCAGTTCCTGCCGGCCGACTTCGCGGAAGTGCTTCTCGAGGGCCGCGATCAGCGGGCCGACGTCTTCGCGCGATTGACGGTCGGCCAGTTCGAGCACGGCGGCCTCGATGATCTCGTGGCACTTGGCGAGGGCCTCCTTTCGCTGGGCGAGGTGGGCCTCGGTCACGGCCTGCAAGTCGTCGATGTTGTAGAGGTAGACGCAATCGTGGCGGCCGACGGCGGCGTCGATGTCCCGCGGAAGGGCGATGTCGATCAGCAGGATGGGCCGGTACGCCCGCCGGGCGGGTATCTGGTCGAAGGCCTCGGCGGTGAGGATCGGCTCGCGAGATCCGGTGCAGGTGATGACGATGTCGGCTTCGGCGAGCCGGTCGATCCAGTCGGCGAAGGGGATGGGCTGGACGGTGAGCGGATGCCGCCGGCTGAGCCGTTCGGCCACCTCGACGGCGCGGGCATGGGTGCGGTTGGTGACCCAGACGCGCTGGGGGCGGGTCTCGATCAGGTGGGTCAGGGTCATCTTGCCCATGCCGCCCGCGCCAACCATCATGACCGTTTTATCGCCGAAGTTCGAGAAGATCTGCCTGGCCAGATCCACGGCCGTGCTGCCCACGCTGAGCCGGCCGATGGAGATGCCCGTGGTGGCGTGGATGGTCTTGGCGACCGCCAAGGCGTGCTGGAAGAGGGGGCCCAGGTTTCGGCCGACGGTTCCGGCCATGCGGGCGGTCTTGAAGGCGTCGCGCGTTTGCCCGACGATCTGCGACTCGCCGAGGACCATTGAATCAAGCGAGCTGGCGACCCGCAGGAGGTGCCGGACCGCCTGCACGTCTTCGTGGATGTACAGGGTGTCGGCGAAGTCATGCATTTCGATGCCGTGAAACTCGCCGATGAAAGCGATCATCTCGTCGATACGGGGCCGGCCCTGCATCGGTCGCGAGACGTAGAACTCGACCCGGTTACAGGTTGACAGCAGCACCGCTTCGGCTTCGGGGAATCGCTGCTTGAAACGTTGGAGGGCGGCCGGCACCGCGGCCTCGTCGAAAGCGATTTTCTCGCGCTTTTCGACCGGTGCGGAACGGTGATTGCAGCCGACGACGAACGTTCTCATGCGTGCATCAGCGAGAAAAACACCCGGAACAGATACGCAACGACGATCAGACCCAATCCGTAAGTAGACAATACAGCGGCCCGCTTGCCGCGGATTTGCGGCTTATACAACGACCCATAGCACAAGTAGCCGAAAACGGCCCAAGCCAGCAGCGATGAGATGAAGACCGGGTCCAGGTACCAGTCGTCGGCCTGCAGGTCAGGCCGGTGTGAAACGCCGCACAGACCGGTCAGAATCCCATACGTGAAAAACGGAAACCCGATGATCGGCGTCCACCTGCCGAACCGTTCGAGGGATTCGAGGGAAGCGACGTTGCCGACCAGGGTCGTGGGTTGCTTGCGTCGCAACATCCGGTTCACAAGCAGATAGGCCACACCGGCGACGCCGCCGGCAATGAACAGCGTCCCGCTGATCGCAAAGGCGATCGAGTGGCTGACAAACCAGGCACGGCCGGTGATGCGCATTTCCGGCTGATTCACAATCGCCAAAGCCGCACATTGGAGGGCGGTTGCGATGATGAACAGGAAGCCGTCCACGCCGCGCAAGGTGCGAGCGAGGTGTGTGCTGATGCCCATCAGGCCGAGCAGCGTTGCCAGCAGGACGGCGTCATCGAAGCTGTACCTGAATGTCTCGACGACGCCCATGCTCCGGAATCGGCCTGCGAGATATCCGACGTTTGCAGCCAGGGCGAGGGTGACCGCGACCCGCAGAGCCGCCGGGGCCCAGCGGACATGGTGTCTGAGGCGCAGGTACGAACAGATCGCCCCGATCGCGAACCCCATTCCGCCAAGGATGCATGTCAGGAGTTGCGTCATGGTGTATTCCTGCGGGCAGCGTGGTTGTCATTGACCGGGCCGATCGCGGACCTGCGACCGGGAACTGACAACTTCCGCCGATTTGATTAGCATACCTGAGGTTGAGAGGGATTTCGATTCCTCGTGAGGGACGGCGGATGCGAGGCGCAAGGTTTGTCGGCCGGGTCGGTTTGTTGGTGCTCACAATCGCGACGTCGCCTGCGGTGGTCAGGGCGGATGCGGATTCGGCGCCCGGCGGCCGGGCGGCTGAGGCTCAGTCTGATGATATACGACGCGTGGTCGCGTTACTGGGGCACCCTGTTCCTTCGCAGCGACAGGCCGCCCGGCGGCAGTTGGTCCAGTGGGGCCTTCGAGTTACCGACGAACTGCGGCGTGTGGCGGAGGGACCGAATCTTGAGGCGGCTTTTCAGGCCCGCGACTTGCTGGAGGCCCTGGATTCGGCGTTCTTTCAGGGTGGGCAGATCAGCGTGGAGGCGGATCGGGCAGAGGTCGATTGGGATGAGCCCTTTGCGTTGACGGTGACGGTTCGCAACCCCACCAGGGGGCCGTTGAAGGTGACCTGGGCTGCTCCGACGACCGCGCCCGCGAGCGGCCCGGCCGATGAGGCGGCGCAGGTTGCGGCCCTGCTCGATGTTGCGGATTTCCTGGTTGTTCGGGGGCCGGACGGGCAGGAGGTGGATGTGCGGATCGATCCGATCGAGCGAGACCCGGTTGTTCGAGCGGTGGTTGAACGGCGAGCTTCCGGCACACAGCCCACTCACCTGGTGGGACCGGGCGGCGAGGCGCGGCTGCGGATTCCGGAGTTCAATCGCGGATGGGCCCGATATCCGACCTTGTCTCGCGGCAAGTATCAGATTTCGATTCGCCATCAGCCTGCGTGGAAGGATCAGAATTGGGTGGAGGAAGGGCTCGGGCTG is part of the Phycisphaerae bacterium genome and harbors:
- a CDS encoding DUF1080 domain-containing protein, producing MFHLALMSREGAYVGGMLMCLGLTLAGCSTGGEWKVLADGNSLDGWKGFNSADCGKWMTAESVALDPAEQGKKFAITPGKGILVNGADGRTCDLITAEDHGDCELHLEFTVAKNSNSGVYLLGRYEIQILDSFGKTEWTYSDCGGIYPRWINNENTDGHKPMVNAAKPAGEWQSFDVVFRTARFDANGKKTANARFVRVYLNKVLIHKDVECSGPTRGAIGGDLGPDVAAGPLRLQGDHGPVAYRNIKMRPLR
- the hemA gene encoding glutamyl-tRNA reductase, with the protein product MRTFVVGCNHRSAPVEKREKIAFDEAAVPAALQRFKQRFPEAEAVLLSTCNRVEFYVSRPMQGRPRIDEMIAFIGEFHGIEMHDFADTLYIHEDVQAVRHLLRVASSLDSMVLGESQIVGQTRDAFKTARMAGTVGRNLGPLFQHALAVAKTIHATTGISIGRLSVGSTAVDLARQIFSNFGDKTVMMVGAGGMGKMTLTHLIETRPQRVWVTNRTHARAVEVAERLSRRHPLTVQPIPFADWIDRLAEADIVITCTGSREPILTAEAFDQIPARRAYRPILLIDIALPRDIDAAVGRHDCVYLYNIDDLQAVTEAHLAQRKEALAKCHEIIEAAVLELADRQSREDVGPLIAALEKHFREVGRQELERILPKLEKASAHDRELIEQMLHRVTGKLLHGPITRLTGDSAAGTGRVYAEMLRALFDLKTEE
- the ccsA gene encoding cytochrome c biogenesis protein CcsA, yielding MTQLLTCILGGMGFAIGAICSYLRLRHHVRWAPAALRVAVTLALAANVGYLAGRFRSMGVVETFRYSFDDAVLLATLLGLMGISTHLARTLRGVDGFLFIIATALQCAALAIVNQPEMRITGRAWFVSHSIAFAISGTLFIAGGVAGVAYLLVNRMLRRKQPTTLVGNVASLESLERFGRWTPIIGFPFFTYGILTGLCGVSHRPDLQADDWYLDPVFISSLLAWAVFGYLCYGSLYKPQIRGKRAAVLSTYGLGLIVVAYLFRVFFSLMHA